In the genome of Vicia villosa cultivar HV-30 ecotype Madison, WI linkage group LG7, Vvil1.0, whole genome shotgun sequence, one region contains:
- the LOC131617230 gene encoding uncharacterized protein At5g65660-like, with protein sequence MESQDHLSPSHVDVSRPSLGFPLGTALLLIIIFSLSGILSCCYHWDKLRSLRQSFSDSDPQIDSTNKSKLHSTEEKQNRGESYSVMMPGDDVPRFIAMPCPCQPSRPENIVVTVVKPPPPMKPPRLAIPMYL encoded by the exons aTGGAGAGCCAGGATCATCTTTCACCATCCCACGTGGACGTATCTCGACCGTCCCTCGGTTTCCCCTTAGGCACTGCACTTCTCTTGATCATCATTTTTAGCTTGAGTGGCATCCTCTCTTGTTGTTACCATTGGGATAAACTCCGTTCCCTCCGTCAATCTTTCTCAGATTCCGATCCTCAAATTGATTCAACCAATAAATCTAAACTTCACTCCACC GAAGAGAAGCAAAACAGAGGAGAAAGCTATTCGGTGATGATGCCGGGAGATGATGTGCCAAGATTCATAGCGATGCCGTGTCCGTGTCAGCCTTCGCGGCCGGAAAATATTGTTGTGACGGTTGTGAAACCGCCACCACCCATGAAGCCACCGCGATTAGCTATTCCTATGTATTTGTAA
- the LOC131617231 gene encoding uncharacterized protein At5g65660-like gives MESQDHLSPSHVDVSRPSLGFPLGTALLLIIIFSLSGILSCCYHWDKLRSLRQSFSDSDLQNDSTNKSKLHSTEEKQNRGESYSVMMPGDDVPRFIAMPCPCQPSRPENIVVTVVKPPPPMKPPRLAIPMYL, from the exons atgGAGAGCCAGGATCATCTTTCACCATCCCACGTGGACGTATCTCGACCGTCCCTTGGTTTCCCCTTGGGCACTGCACTTCTCTTGATCATCATTTTTAGCTTGAGTGGCATCCTCTCTTGTTGTTACCATTGGGATAAACTCCGTTCCCTCCGTCAATCTTTCTCAGATTCCGATCTTCAAAATGATTCAACCAATAAATCTAAACTTCACTCCACC GAAGAGAAGCAAAACAGAGGAGAAAGCTATTCGGTGATGATGCCAGGAGATGATGTGCCAAGATTCATAGCGATGCCGTGTCCGTGTCAGCCTTCGCGGCCGGAAAATATTGTTGTGACGGTTGTGAAACCGCCACCACCCATGAAGCCACCGCGATTAGCTATTCCTATGTATTTGTAA